In the genome of Clostridiales bacterium, the window TGCGTCTTACAAATGGAATAGAAGTTACAGCATATATTCCAGGAATAGGACACAATTTGCAAGAGCATAGTGTTGTTTTGATAAGAGGAGGAAGGGTAAAAGACCTACCTGGTGTTAGGTACCATATAATAAGAGGAACACTAGATACAGCGGGTGTTGCGAATAGGATGCAAGCAAGATCCAAGTATGGTGCAAAAAAACCTAAAGCAGGTGCTAAAAACTAGATAATGTACGTGCTGTAGCACGGAGCGGGTCTGATTTTTAGTGGACATATTTTTTGGAAATATGTGGTTTACGTGCTAAGTACGATTATATATAGTACAAAGCACTGA includes:
- the rpsL gene encoding 30S ribosomal protein S12; the protein is MPTFNQLVRKGRKTLKKKSTAPALQKTLNSIRKRLVDSNSPQKRGVCTVVKTTTPKKPNSALRKVARVRLTNGIEVTAYIPGIGHNLQEHSVVLIRGGRVKDLPGVRYHIIRGTLDTAGVANRMQARSKYGAKKPKAGAKN